TCCGCTAGTCTTGGTTCGAATCCAGGTTCCCCAGCCAGATAGCATCCTGATATTTTAAATTTGCCGGCCAGATATTGTTTCTTCTCATTTGTCAGGAGCGCCCTCCACCGAGCCGAATTCTGATACCAGTTGAACAAATGCGCGCGCCGCAACCGTCTGATATGCGCCTTTTCTTTGTAACAGAGCGACAGTTCTTTGTAACAGGGCCGGTTCCAGATCTATAACGCAAACACCTTTCCGGTTCCCTCCCGTCTGTGCAGGCAACAGGGTAGAAAGCCGCGTCTTGCGAACCAGTTCAATAACAGCATCAAGTGAATTCACTTCAGCCAGAACATGCGGCGACAAACCATTCTGGCGGCAAGCCTCATCAATCTGCCCCCGCGTGGCAAAGGCCGGGCTTAACAGCACCATGTTTTCATCCTGCAGGGCTTCAAGCGGCATTGTTTCATGCCGCGCACAGGGATGCTGCCCGCCAACCACAAGCGCCAGCGCCTCAGCCCATAAGGGCTGCACTTCAATATCATCCGCATTGTTTCCGGCAAATGCAATTCCAAGATCAAAAACATCATCCCCAATCAATTTTTCAATCTGTTCTTGCGGCATTTCCTCAATAACCAGCCGGATATTCGGATAAAGATTATGGAATTTTCCAACCAGAGGGCCAATAAGATATGTCGAAAAGCTCGGCGTTACGGCAATATGCAGGGTACCGCGGCTCAAATTCGCCACATCATGGATCGCCCGCCTGCCCTTTTCCAGAGTTTGTTCAACCTGCTGCGCATAATGGCGATAAACCTCACCGGCATCGGTTAAACGGACAGTACGCCCGGACCGGTCAAA
This is a stretch of genomic DNA from Candidatus Tokpelaia hoelldoblerii. It encodes these proteins:
- a CDS encoding MerR family transcriptional regulator (bhsal11260) produces the protein MLLRHIHYFLAVAEHGSFTRAATALHVSQPALSQQIRQVEDMLGVQLFDRSGRTVRLTDAGEVYRHYAQQVEQTLEKGRRAIHDVANLSRGTLHIAVTPSFSTYLIGPLVGKFHNLYPNIRLVIEEMPQEQIEKLIGDDVFDLGIAFAGNNADDIEVQPLWAEALALVVGGQHPCARHETMPLEALQDENMVLLSPAFATRGQIDEACRQNGLSPHVLAEVNSLDAVIELVRKTRLSTLLPAQTGGNRKGVCVIDLEPALLQRTVALLQRKGAYQTVAARAFVQLVSEFGSVEGAPDK